One window of Marinobacterium aestuarii genomic DNA carries:
- a CDS encoding carbohydrate ABC transporter permease, giving the protein MKQLVDQAPAVSRADKGSDRAIGWLQEQLPKLVLAPSFAVIVLFVYGFILWTVYLSFSASRMLPNYSWAGLTQWDRLWNTLTWQIALDNLAVFSVLYIVLCLVIGLTLAILLDQKIRVEGGLRTLYLYPMALSFIVTGTAWKWFLNPGLGLERSMREWGFDDFTFDWLINPDMAIYTVVIAGVWQASGFVMAMFLAGLRGIDNEILKAAQIDGAPAWKIYTRIIIPQLGPVFMSAFVVLLHLAIKSFDLVIALTGGGPGNATELPATFMYSYSFTRNQIGVGAASAVFMLMTIAAIIVPYLYSELKGGRK; this is encoded by the coding sequence ATGAAACAACTTGTCGATCAGGCGCCGGCAGTGAGCCGCGCGGACAAAGGTTCCGACAGGGCTATTGGCTGGTTGCAGGAGCAGCTGCCCAAGCTCGTGCTGGCGCCGTCTTTTGCTGTGATTGTGCTGTTCGTTTACGGCTTTATTCTGTGGACGGTTTATTTGTCTTTTAGTGCCTCACGTATGCTGCCCAACTATTCCTGGGCGGGTTTGACGCAGTGGGACCGCCTTTGGAACACACTAACCTGGCAGATTGCGCTAGATAACCTGGCGGTCTTTAGTGTGCTCTACATCGTGCTTTGTCTTGTTATCGGGCTGACACTGGCGATCCTGCTGGATCAGAAAATACGTGTCGAGGGTGGTTTGCGTACCCTCTATCTGTATCCGATGGCATTGAGCTTTATCGTCACTGGTACCGCCTGGAAGTGGTTCCTTAACCCCGGGCTGGGCTTGGAACGTTCCATGCGTGAGTGGGGCTTTGACGACTTTACTTTCGACTGGCTGATTAACCCGGACATGGCGATCTACACCGTGGTAATTGCCGGGGTCTGGCAGGCGTCGGGGTTTGTGATGGCCATGTTCCTGGCGGGCCTGCGAGGTATTGATAATGAGATTCTGAAAGCGGCCCAGATCGATGGTGCACCGGCCTGGAAGATCTATACCCGCATTATCATTCCGCAGCTCGGCCCGGTATTCATGAGTGCGTTCGTGGTACTGCTGCATCTGGCCATCAAGAGTTTCGATCTCGTTATCGCCCTGACCGGCGGCGGGCCAGGGAATGCGACCGAGTTGCCGGCAACCTTTATGTACTCCTACTCCTTTACCCGCAACCAGATCGGTGTTGGTGCCGCGAGTGCCGTGTTCATGCTGATGACCATCGCCGCGATCATCGTGCCCTATCTTTACTCGGAACTTAAAGGAGGCCGCAAATGA
- a CDS encoding carbohydrate ABC transporter permease has product MSAPSQDNALRSAIYWRALIYSVLIVIAVIYLAPLFVMVVTSLKSLDEIRSGNMMSLPIEVTFEPWIQAWSSACLGLECSGIKGFFWNSIKMVVPAVAISAVLGAFNGYVLTKWRFRGHNIIFGMMLFACFIPFQIVLLPMSQVLGFLGLANTTSGLVLVHVVYGLGFTTLFFRNYYEAFPNELIRAAIMDGAGFFTIFKRVLLPSSGPILVVSVIWQFTNIWNDFIFGASFASGDSAPITVALNNLVNSSTGVKEYNVHMAAAITAALPTLLVYVVAGRYFVRGLMAGSVKG; this is encoded by the coding sequence ATGAGCGCCCCATCCCAAGACAATGCCCTGCGCTCGGCGATCTACTGGCGAGCGCTGATTTATAGCGTGCTGATCGTGATTGCTGTGATCTACCTAGCGCCGTTGTTTGTGATGGTGGTGACGTCGCTGAAGTCGCTGGACGAGATACGTTCCGGCAACATGATGTCTCTGCCGATCGAGGTCACTTTCGAGCCCTGGATTCAGGCATGGAGTTCGGCCTGCCTGGGGCTGGAGTGCTCCGGTATTAAGGGTTTTTTCTGGAACAGCATAAAGATGGTGGTTCCCGCTGTGGCTATATCCGCCGTGCTGGGTGCCTTCAACGGTTATGTGCTGACCAAGTGGCGTTTTCGTGGCCATAACATCATCTTTGGAATGATGTTGTTTGCCTGTTTCATACCGTTTCAGATCGTCCTGCTTCCTATGTCCCAGGTTCTAGGCTTTCTCGGGCTAGCCAATACGACCTCCGGGCTGGTATTGGTGCATGTGGTGTACGGGCTGGGCTTTACCACACTGTTTTTCCGTAACTATTACGAAGCCTTTCCGAATGAACTGATTCGGGCGGCGATCATGGACGGCGCAGGATTTTTTACCATCTTCAAGCGGGTATTGCTGCCGAGTTCCGGTCCGATATTGGTGGTGTCGGTTATCTGGCAGTTCACCAATATTTGGAATGACTTTATCTTCGGTGCCTCTTTCGCTTCGGGCGACAGTGCGCCTATTACCGTGGCCCTGAATAACCTGGTCAACAGTTCCACCGGGGTTAAGGAATACAACGTGCACATGGCTGCGGCCATTACTGCCGCATTGCCCACCCTGCTGGTGTACGTTGTTGCCGGACGTTACTTTGTACGCGGCCTGATGGCCGGATCAGTGAAAGGATAA
- a CDS encoding ABC transporter ATP-binding protein: MSFLNIDNVIKHYQDVEVLKRINIEINKGDFLVLVGPSGCGKSTLLNMIAGLDEITDGEISINGRAMKGVHPSKRDIAMVFQSYALYPNMTVEKNISFGLEMRKLPKSDRDAAVARVAKMLQIEPLLKRKPSQLSGGQRQRVAMGRALVRDPQVFLFDEPLSNLDAKLRVDMRTEIKLLHQRLGATIVYVTHDQIEAMTLATKIAVMNGGVVQQFGTPEEIYHNPVNTFVAGFMGSPSMNLVTGKVVKVEGRLNFEIDTAEAGRPLLLPVGRDNTAVEKYLNQTVTVGLRPETITDPESANRTEGVIHEAGLRVELTEPTGADMFVVTHLGGVEVVGRMRSRASAHAGSEARFAFDVSQIVAFDLATGDRIC, encoded by the coding sequence ATGAGCTTTCTGAATATCGACAACGTCATCAAGCATTACCAGGACGTGGAAGTTCTCAAACGCATCAATATAGAAATCAACAAGGGGGACTTCCTCGTGCTGGTCGGCCCGTCGGGTTGCGGCAAGTCGACATTGCTCAACATGATCGCGGGTCTGGATGAGATCACCGATGGCGAGATCAGTATCAACGGGCGGGCCATGAAGGGTGTACATCCGTCGAAGCGGGATATTGCCATGGTGTTTCAGTCCTATGCACTGTATCCCAACATGACGGTGGAAAAGAACATCAGCTTTGGCCTGGAAATGCGTAAGCTGCCTAAATCTGACCGGGACGCCGCCGTGGCAAGGGTGGCCAAGATGCTGCAAATCGAGCCGCTGCTCAAACGCAAGCCCTCTCAGCTTTCCGGCGGTCAGCGCCAACGCGTGGCCATGGGGCGTGCCCTGGTGCGAGACCCCCAAGTGTTTCTGTTCGATGAGCCACTTTCCAACCTTGATGCCAAGCTGCGGGTGGACATGCGTACCGAGATCAAGCTACTGCATCAGCGCCTGGGCGCCACCATTGTGTATGTAACCCACGACCAGATTGAAGCCATGACCCTGGCGACCAAAATCGCGGTTATGAATGGTGGTGTGGTACAGCAGTTTGGTACGCCGGAAGAGATCTACCATAACCCGGTGAATACCTTTGTTGCCGGCTTCATGGGGTCGCCGTCAATGAATCTGGTCACCGGCAAGGTGGTCAAGGTTGAAGGCCGGCTGAACTTTGAAATTGATACCGCCGAGGCGGGCCGACCGCTGCTGTTACCCGTGGGGCGTGACAACACGGCGGTTGAGAAGTACCTCAATCAGACCGTCACGGTGGGCCTGCGGCCAGAAACCATTACAGACCCTGAAAGTGCCAACCGCACAGAGGGCGTGATTCATGAGGCCGGGCTGCGGGTGGAGCTGACCGAGCCCACCGGTGCCGACATGTTTGTTGTCACCCATCTGGGCGGTGTTGAGGTGGTAGGGCGGATGCGCAGCCGAGCTTCCGCCCATGCTGGCAGCGAGGCGCGCTTTGCCTTTGATGTGTCGCAAATCGTCGCCTTCGATCTCGCCACCGGCGATCGTATTTGCTAG